AATGAAAGAGTATACTCACACTGTTATCTTTATGGAGCAGATTCCTTCATTTTGAATTGTGAACTCTTTCACTCTGTTGGGTTTCAGGTTTGTGAGATCCTTCGAGGACACGGAGAGGCAACAGTCAGTGGTTGCGCTGCTCACTGCAATATGAAAACATTTCATTAAAAGCACTGAATAAAATCAGAGATTTCTTTTACAACATACATATTACAAACTACATATTACAAACATGTTATTAGTATTTCATTTTATACACATTATATAAATACACTCgtattttttatgtttatttacTACATAGctacatttctatatttctatattatatataatgaTATATGTTCTTTGTCGTATCCAGATGGAGTTCGATTCTTACCAGCTGGTAAGATGACACATACGGAGATAAGGCAGCACACGGAGAAAGCGGTGATGTTCATCTTGTCTGTCAGCCCCTCGTGTGACTTTAGCACTGACTCACCTCTGAAAGGCTGCGGTGGTTTTTGTACGCTACAGTACGAGGACTTTCCAGTAGCCCACAAGCATTCACACCCCCTACCTCACAGAAAGACCGAGATGTGTAGGGGTGGGGTTGAGGTGGGGGGTAACTATGTAAATGTGGAACTTTTACAATAAGCTGCCGTTCTGTGGTCGCGTCCTTCATAGACCCTCGCCTCCTTTCCAACGATGACCATTCTATTCAGCTCCATTCTAATAATAGAAAGATTTTATGAACACTCACAAGTTTCCCTT
This is a stretch of genomic DNA from Sardina pilchardus chromosome 19, fSarPil1.1, whole genome shotgun sequence. It encodes these proteins:
- the LOC134066269 gene encoding C-C motif chemokine 4-like; its protein translation is MNITAFSVCCLISVCVILPAVSSATTDCCLSVSSKDLTNLKPNRVKEFTIQNEGICSIKITVLITVRNKRICADPDSPLVKDIIKKVTIRNRRRGPGNKKRKGGQKVRKIH